Within the Pseudopipra pipra isolate bDixPip1 chromosome 19, bDixPip1.hap1, whole genome shotgun sequence genome, the region AAGCTGTTGGCATCTTCTAGCTCTCAGACTGGTGTTTGGGCCATGAACCACCGTGTTTGTGTGCTCTTCTCTCTTTCATGCCCCTCATGAAGGAGCACTGCAGGCACTGCAGGGATTCCGTGGGTATTTGTGTCCAAGGGTGTGCCCTGAGCAGACAGGAAGGAGTCCTGGACCTTATCTCAGCCACTTCTAGGATATGATGTAGGAAAGACTAGGAAGAGTTCCTGCCAAGGGGCCTGAGGCACCACAGGGCCGAATCTCCTCCCTCTGGTGTCTGAAAGGGGGTTTGGACAAaggagtgggaggaaaaaataccTCCTGTACTTGGGAATGCCAGGCAGCCCTTCCTGTCCTTGCAGGGATTCTGGGGATATTTATTTCCAAGGGTGTGCCCTGATCAGACAGGAAGGAGTCCTGGACCTCATCTCAGCCACTTCTAGGAAAAGATGTCAGGTGCTTCCTTGTACTTCCTTGTAAGGGAAGGCAAGTGGTGTGACTGTGTCCAAAAAGTAGGATGTGGAtgctggagctcagcagggCACACTGGTGTTGGCATCTGGAGCAGGTGTTTATCCAAAATCCCTGTTGGTAGCATTAGGCATGGTGGGAGACGTGGAGCAGGGGCAATCATGAATCATCACCCCTTTAACCAACATGGAAAACGTCAACTTGCTCCTGCTGGGTAtgtttgggaaggaagagttcCCGAGGCACCACAGGGCTGAATCTCCTCCCTCTGGTGGCTGAAAGGGTCTTTGGACAAaggagtgaggggaaaaaaatccctcctgtACTTGTGAGTGCTTGCTGTGCTTGCAGGGTTCTGGGGTGTTTGTGTCCCAGGGTGTGCCCCGAGCAGACAGGAAGGAGTCCTggcccttccccagcacctctCGGAAATGATCTCAGGGGTTCCTTGTAGAGCCCTTTTCTAACCACATCCTGAATTTTGCTGACAGCTGGCTTGGCTGCTCACCTTCTGAGCTCAGCTCACctctggagctgtgggagctgagcCTGGGTTGTGTCTCATTTATTTTGGGATGAATGTGCTGCCTGCTGATCCAGCCCTCTGGAGTGTGCCGGTTTGGAGCCAAGTGCAGGGAAAGATCTGAGGCTTTTATGGAAGGGTTTGATCAGTGCTGGACCAGTGCTTTGAACAACACTCAGCAGTGCCTGAGCTGGTCACCTGTGCCTTGTCCTGGCAGCTGGAATCCCTGTCCAGGAGCTTCCTGAGCCTCTAGCTCACCTGGATGCACCCGAGGGGGAACTGCAACAGTTTGGGCTCCACATCCCCTGGGAACAGGCTTGTGCACAGCACTTGGGATTGGTCCCTGTGGTGGGATGGAGGTGCCTTGGTAACAGCTGAGCAAGTGCTCCCAAAGAAACCTGTGTCTGAAATTTGTTACTGGAACGGCTCCAcaggtgtgttttgttttgtcagtACAAGGAAGTGCAGAAAAGGAGACACCATCAGTTCTCTTGGGCAGTGTGGAGATGTGATTCCTGACAAATTGCTTCTCCAAGAACCCTGTGAAGTTAAATAAACACAGTGTGagatttggggtggttttgagGTGCTTGGCACCCTCTGGATAAATTTGGGCCCTTGGGTTGTGGCAGCTGCAGTCTCAGCTGGAGACCCACGTGCCAGTTCCGCCTGGCTGTGTCTCTGAGCTCAGTGCCAGCCTGGCTGCCCTCTGATGAAAGCATGGGACTGTTTTGTCCCACTTTTAGGTATCAAAAATGTGGGTCACAGCAATGCAGGACATATTAGTGTGACAATTTTAGCCTGAAGGGACAGAGTTGGCTGAGAGGGGGCAGCGCTGCCCGATAGAGTGTGAAAGTCAGGACTTCCAGGTCAGCTATTCCTGATCAATGAGCTTGATGTTGTTCCCAGCCTCTGCTTTAAGCACAGAAGGAGTTGGTTTCACCTTATTCTTTTTCTGAGTGTTAATGGCAGAATTTAAATCTTGGCTTtttgaggagagagaaaaaaggataCCTATTTATGAAAGAGTTGTGGGATTGCTTGGGGAGGGCTCAGCTGTGGTGCTTTTCCTGTGGTCTGAGCAGTTCTGGCCCTGCTGTGCATGGCAGGGCCACAGCCACCACTTCATCAccttcagcagctctgggacctgctgtggatgtcccatgtCCCCTGGACTGTGTGTTGCTCCTTGGATAAAGGTCTGTGTTGGGTTGTGTTTCCTGTGCTGGCTGAGAGCCAAGCAGTGCTGCCAGAGGCATCCAGAGCTCCAGGAAGGGTGGTCCTCATGGAGCAGGGGGTCATCTGCTCCTCCTAACACCTCCAGGCTGGAGACTCTCCTGTATGATGTGACCATGTGGTTTTGTGAGAGGCTGATCCTTCTTCTGTGTGTCTGAGGGAGCAAAATTATGTGGATAATTTCAGTTACCTGCTTGTTTTACACAAGCAGGAATTAGCCAGGACTCAACACAGGAAGGTTAAATTGAATTTTAGTCTCCACACACAGTTAGTGGTTCCTCAGTGTTCATCCTCCTTCACTACTCACGTTTGCAGCTCTAATAGCTGTTGTAGTGCTATTGTTGTGTTGGTGACAGGAGGCAAAATCTCtttaagaacattttaggaCCTAAAGTGGAAACTGTGATTGCTGCAAATTTTAGTGTTACCAACTGTGATCCAAAGTGGGGTTTTCACCTGGTGTTTCAGTGGCAGATAAAAAAACACAGCCAAAATTTCTGGTCCTGTTTCTCGCTGCACAAGCACTTCCAGAAGCTGGGTAAAATTCCATGGCTTGTTGTGGCAGGTCCCTGTGCTGGATGACTCCTGTTAGGGATCATTAACATCCTGTGGGCAGGTGCCAagtcctggtgctgctgttggaAAGGCTGTGGCAGTGAAGCCCAGGATTTAGGAGCAGGTTTGGGGTCTGTGTTTGTCCTGAGTGTGTCCCTGTGTTTGTGCCCTGCAGGTCGTGTTGATCATGGACAGTGAAGAAATCCCAACTTTCTCGAGTCCAAAGGAGGAAACTGCATATTGGAAAGAGCTTTCCTTGAAGTACAAACAAAGGTATTGTGGATTGGCAGGCTGGGTTTGCTTCTTAATGACCAGAACTTTGTTTAATCTCTTTCTCTGCAAGGCCACACCAAGATTATTATGTTATATTAAAGATTTTAGAAAGAATCTCTAAAAAGAGAATTTGTAAAGAATTTCTAGCTTTAAAATTCCCAATTTTGTGGGAGCTGAGTGTGCTTGCCCAGTGTCTCCATGCCAGGAACTCCAGGCTATGTTCTGAGCATGTTTGAGCAAGAGCAGAGCCCTTTTAGGATCATGTGCACCTTTGTATAATTAAAGTGCTGCCTTTAAGTAGTATCTTGATGTTTTATCATAAGAAGGCGCCTTTGGGCTCTCCTTGTGTCATTCCTGTTCCCTCCAGCTCCTTGTAATGGAATTACTGGTATGAAAAGTGGCTGATTTGGTGTCTGCTGCATTTTATTGAAGTGGATTTTACCTCCCAGTCCTGCCTGGACCAGGGGTTTGCATCTTTTAGGGGGCACGGGGCTTTTTGGGTACCAAAGGtggcaggagaggctgttgtgtTGAGGAGTGCTGTGCTTCTTGAGGGGCTTTCTCTGGAGTGCTCCCAGTTCATTTCCTTTGGGAAGCTTTATGTGCACTCAGTGTAACTCATGTGCAACTGAGCTGGAGCCACTTAAAACCTCTCTGGAGCCCAAAGAGCCCaagttgcttttttgtttggtttggggttgttttggggagggaggggttGGGAATGTGGAGGAGCCTGTCCCTGTGGAGAACCCTAAGCTGTTCTTGGGTGTCAGAACATTCTGTGTGAGGCACCAATATGTTGTTTCCTAAAGCCTGGTTGGTTTTCCCTGCTATTTGCTGAGGGCTGAGCTGTTACCTGTGGTAAAGATGCAAATTTAATAAGCAAAGTATGTGGAGTGGCTACCCCTGGTATTTAATAACTGTCAGTACTATgaggcagggatgtgctggcTTCCTGACTCCTCATGATTTTTAAGAACCTTAAATTTCCAGGTAGTGCAGAGATGCAGAAACTGTTgttctctctttgttttttgaCCAAAATCAGGTTAAATGTTTGCTTAATTCATTGTCTCCATCAAATCTCCTACCAGTGGAAGCTGATGGAGTACAAAGTGGTTCTCAGGCTCCCATGAATCCTGTAAATAGCCTTGATTTCACACAGGCATTTAGGGCAGCTGTTGGTTTTGATGTAAGagaattaatttcctttaataGCTGAGCTTAATGTAATTTCTCCATTtcccaaattttctttttccccttagaAATCTATGATGACACTTAAGTACTTCagaactccttttttttccagctttttattttagaagagCTGCAGATTTTAACTTGGGAGATGCTGGCTTTTCCCACTGATGAAATCCTCTCCTTACAGCTTCCAGGAGGCTCGTGAAGAGCTGGCTGAATTCcaggagggaagcagagaattaGAAGCAGAGTTGGAGGCACAGCTAGTGCAGGCTGAGCAGAGGAACAGAGATTTGCAAGCAGATAACCAAAGACTGAAGTATGAAGTGGAAACATTAAAGGTGGGTCTCCTCTGTAATGGTGTTGCTTCTTCTTTTGGGTATGTCTTGGATCTCCTTTTAGATCCTCTGGGCTATTCTTGGTCACTGAACATCCAAATGAAGTCAAGGAATTGTCTGTTTATGATCCAGGCTTAAGTATGGCACGTCCTCCAAATAAGGCAGGGAAATTCCTGGCAGAATTTTCCTTGTTCACATCATGAAACTCTTGTCCTGGAGTTTGTGCTGTGGATTCTGGAGGCTGTGCCAAGCAGGAGCTTTATTAGTTCCACAGGGAAcatcagcacagcagcacagggacaacAGGAGTTGTCTTTCTTTGCAAACCAGTCTTTGTCTCCTCAGTTTTATGAGACTAAAGGAGGCTCAGAGTGGGTGATCTGTGCACATCTTTCAGTCTCATCCATTCTTAACAGCCATTTCTGTGGAGCCAGGAATTGCAGGGGGATCTGCATCTGCAGGAGGTGGCCTTGAACTGATGCCTCTGTGTTAGCAAGTTCTTGCCTCTTTTGGAACCTTGAAATAGCATCATTTTGGGTAGTCTTGGCTTGTGGTAGTGAAGACAAAGGTTAGAAATTCTCTCAGTGGAAGGAAGGTTTCTGGGTTTGCTCTGTGTATCCATTCCCAGCTGTATTGTAAGGTCAGCACatgttttatgaggtcactgcttTCTCCATGGGGATCTATCTGTGCCCTCAGAGCTGGTGAGAGACTACTTGGCAGTGAATTCTTCCAAAGCTGAGTTTGTGGGCCTGGAGGTTTTGTAGCAGATTCCAGTGGCTCTCATTTTTGCTCATGGACACGTCAGACAGTGTCTGGTCTCACAGTGGCTGTTAtcaagggaaaagggagggctGTGCAGTTGGATTTCTCTCTGGCTTCCTGGGTGTTTGAGGCTCTGGAGCAGGTGTCAGTGCAGGCTGTTGGGAGCAGATGCAGGGACACATCCCTGAGagccagctgtgtcctggggagATGGCTGGGACTTCGTGCCATGCCTGGCTCTGACGTTCACAGCCtgttccttctccctctctaaTTTTTCTGCATTACCAGCGATCCCAAACCAGCAGCCTGCAAAGAGTGTGATACTTTCTTTGTCCCATTTTACTGCTATTTATCTCCATAACTCTTTCttccaggagaagctggagcaCCAGTATGCCCAGAGTTACAAGCAGGTGTCCCTGTTGGAGGATGACCTGAGCCAGACCAGGGCCATCAAGGACCAGCTGCACAAATACGTGCGGGAGCTGGAGCAGGCCAACGATGACCTGGAGCGTGCAAAGAGGTGAGGGCtgccagcctctccttccctcagagctTGCACTGCATCCTTTCTTTGCCACTCAGATTGGTCATTTCATTCTTCcttaaaagggaaaatacattcaaaaaaccccaaacaacccccaaGACTCTTGGAGTTCGCCTCCATCAGCTGGTTCCTTGTGTTAGAGCTGGAAAGGCAGTGGGACAACGTGGCTTGTGCTCCTGTGAGGAACAAGCTGTGCAAGCAGAGCCACTGCCTCTGGTACCCCCAGCTGAATGACTTCTAATTGTGGGCCTGGTGGCTCCAAACCCCTTTGAAGTCAGCAGCTCATGCTTTACATAGTCCCTTTTAAACAAACCAGGCCAAAGGAGTCTCCTGGTCCCTTCCAGAGCAGCTGTAGGGAACAATCCTGGCCTTTGTAAGGCCTGGGCTGAACAGGCTGCTCTGGAAACACCCAGTTTGGGAGTAGGTCATGCTTCCCTTTTGCTGAATGGGAATTCTGCCATTGATtcagggagagcaggaatgAGCCTCTGGCTATCTGGGAACAAAGATCTGAGAGCTGAGCTCGTTTCCACCAGGCTCATGCCTGACTTCTGACACGAAGTTTGGAAGGAATTGGCTCTTAGGTAATATCCCAGTGCTCTGCTGTCCAcactgggctctgcctgcccacagctctgccctcatTATTAAATGTACAGCTTTGGATAATGGCTTGGGAAAAACGGGGATGGGTGCACAGGACTGGCTCTTTCCCACACCTCTGGTACATCCCTGAGAGCCAGATGCTATCAtgtgttttcatctttttctcctgtttctttgGAGTTGATTAGTCCTTTCTAAGCAGCATTTCCATGGCTTTCAAATGCTCAGTGTGGCTGCAGGCCCTGCTAACATTTTTCCTCTATTATGTTTCTGAATACACTTTTATGTTGGCTGAGCTGAAGAACCCAATATTCTGGATTTTGTTTCTAGGGCAACAATAGTTTCATTGGAAGACTTTGAACAGAGGCTGAACCAAGCTATTgagagaaatgcatttttagaaaGTGAACTGGATGACAAGGAGTCATTGCTGGTTTCTGTACAGAGATTAAAGGATGAAGCAAGAGGTAAGGCTTGTCTGGTTAGTTCTGTGTCTTGCTTTGCTAAAAGAGACACTTAGCAACCAAAGCTCATGTTTCTAGAAAGCCTCACATGATAAACTTGAACTGGATACATTAGCTGTTATTAACAATAGGTTTTCTAAATGTCCTGTGTAGTCAAGAGGAAAAATTTCCTGACATAGGACAGAATTAATATCAGATTAATTCAGGATTTTAACACAGATGAGTATAAAAATACTCTATTCCACAGATATCACAGAACTGAGGAAATGTGCTTTGAAAGTTCCTTTTTGTTATGGTTTTATGCCTTGTGTAGGAGGGGAAAGCACAGGAAATGACAGGGAAATACAGGATAAATGATTAAGTAACTGTCCTGAAAAATCCTGTCTCCTGTGTTCCTTCTAAACCCcttggaaatctcctggtttATTTAAGATATTCCAGTAAAGGCTGTGTTTAGACCTGTGAGATCAGAGATGGTTGGGGTAGTGTTCTGGGATATGAGCAGGAATTGGGAATTCCCCAATGGATTTCACATTGAGGATCCTGGggaaatgtttttaatgatTGGGGGAAACTGATTTCTCTGATAATGGAGATGATCTGCTCATAATCCTGTGCCAGCCATTAATAAATTCAGAGATTAGTGGTTTTCAACTTTATTTCCCAAGAGAAACTTTCTAAAATAATTCCTCAGTTCAGGCCTGGGCCCAAGTGTAAGAAAAGTGTAAGAAAACTCACCTGAACAGGATGGGATTTTTTGCTGTGAACCTCTTTGAACCAAGTTCGTGCCCCAATAATTAAAAACTTTATTGGAAGCACAGGGgttttttgtaataaatatcaAGAGGCAAGTTTTCCAATATGTAAAGTTTtacaaaatgtaaatatttctgaagaaatataTGTATTGTCATTTGAGGTTAGGGCAATAATACTgggaaaaacagcaaaacccaGGAGACTGTTTTCTAGAACACTGGAATAATCAGCCAAAAAGACATCTTGTTTTTTAGATGAGTCATTTGGAAATTTTTAGCATTTCTTAGGGTAGCAAAGCTGCTTGTTGTTCCCCCTGACAGCAAGCAGGAACAGTAGCCACTAAAAGAACTGGTAAAATGTCAAACTGAGAGATGACATTTCTGATTGAACAGCCTCTGCTGTGGGCCCAGATTTTCatttcagctctgctgtttTACCTAAAAACAGTTCTAAATATTTGTGACAGCTTAAAAGCTGTAATGTATAGTTAATTTTGCTCTTGCATGTT harbors:
- the NDEL1 gene encoding nuclear distribution protein nudE-like 1 isoform X1, which produces MDSEEIPTFSSPKEETAYWKELSLKYKQSFQEAREELAEFQEGSRELEAELEAQLVQAEQRNRDLQADNQRLKYEVETLKEKLEHQYAQSYKQVSLLEDDLSQTRAIKDQLHKYVRELEQANDDLERAKRATIVSLEDFEQRLNQAIERNAFLESELDDKESLLVSVQRLKDEARDLRQELAVRERQQEVTRKSAPSSPTLDCEKMDSAVQASLSLPATPVGKGSENSFPSPKAIPNGFGTSPLTPSARISALNIVGDLLRKVGALESKLAACRNFAKDQASRKSYISGNVSSAVMSSNSTKYPHPGHTSFFDKGAVNGFDQGPPGLGASRPSSAPGMLPLSV
- the NDEL1 gene encoding nuclear distribution protein nudE-like 1 isoform X2, whose product is MDSEEIPTFSSPKEETAYWKELSLKYKQSFQEAREELAEFQEGSRELEAELEAQLVQAEQRNRDLQADNQRLKYEVETLKEKLEHQYAQSYKQVSLLEDDLSQTRAIKDQLHKYVRELEQANDDLERAKRATIVSLEDFEQRLNQAIERNAFLESELDDKESLLVSVQRLKDEARDLRQELAVRERQQEVTRKSAPSSPTLDCEKMDSAVQASLSLPATPVGKGSENSFPSPKAIPNGFGTSPLTPSARISALNIVGDLLRKVGALESKLAACRNFAKDQASRKSYISGNVSSAVMSSNSTKYPHPGHTSFFDKGREKVIFPTLVMGQ